The proteins below come from a single Ruficoccus amylovorans genomic window:
- a CDS encoding type II secretion system protein has product MLMKRQSGFSLIELLVVIAVVGILSSILITGVNHVRNKSSQMKSAANVRSIGGALHMYSQESDGNLPVWHDYTVGKYWWQLLRPYVNDDDEVFHSPAHEEFDATNDTTIAQTISYGWNFAVVGRHIGDKSYSGDFVQPVFLFDNPGKTLVLTDGPRYDSWGYITILHPADPDRYGDGKAIGLFLDGHIEIREQVDFTIEDPYFIPEEAMPSMK; this is encoded by the coding sequence ATGCTGATGAAAAGACAGAGCGGGTTTAGCCTGATCGAACTTCTGGTCGTCATCGCCGTGGTCGGGATACTTTCGAGTATCCTGATCACGGGGGTGAACCACGTGAGAAACAAAAGCAGCCAGATGAAAAGCGCTGCCAATGTCCGCAGCATCGGCGGGGCCTTGCATATGTACTCGCAGGAGAGCGACGGCAACCTCCCGGTCTGGCATGACTACACGGTCGGCAAATACTGGTGGCAACTGCTGCGGCCCTACGTCAACGACGACGACGAGGTCTTTCACAGCCCGGCGCACGAGGAGTTTGACGCGACCAATGACACGACGATTGCGCAGACGATTTCCTACGGCTGGAACTTCGCGGTCGTGGGGCGGCATATCGGCGATAAGTCCTACAGTGGGGACTTCGTGCAACCGGTGTTCCTGTTTGATAATCCAGGCAAGACGCTCGTATTAACAGACGGCCCGCGCTACGACTCGTGGGGCTACATCACCATCCTGCACCCGGCCGACCCCGACCGATACGGTGACGGTAAGGCGATCGGGCTCTTTCTGGACGGGCATATCGAGATCCGCGAGCAGGTGGACTTCACCATCGAAGATCCGTACTTTATCCCCGAGGAGGCCATGCCCTCCATGAAATAA
- a CDS encoding LacI family DNA-binding transcriptional regulator, translated as MDIREFSTLVGVSTATVSRAFSGRGRISKKTQERILREAHKHGFSPNINARRLSSKLSGVIGLYYTFGDEIIFDYYNMELAQEIAKTCAEHSVSLHLVLRSQSRKDLQLNHLVAGKGLDGVIIVTDSLRSLEGLEDVIRKCATVVISNQIWPDNPSRGFIHLDFESGINQAVSHLVRLGHRRIGFIRGQTDESKFDAYRRALKQNGIRFDKSLVTKPSKTILDGQQAISGLLKEGITAVMCCTDLLAFGALQGALGQSVSVPGDLSIVGMDDLALSSQTVPSLSSIGVPRARIAEGAVKMLDQLIDSSNGDRQDSAQFMHTVSTFLIERASIGPVKMGRD; from the coding sequence ATGGACATTCGTGAGTTTTCAACTTTGGTAGGGGTATCGACGGCCACGGTTTCTCGGGCCTTTTCCGGACGCGGCCGCATCAGCAAAAAGACGCAGGAGCGCATCCTGCGCGAAGCGCACAAGCACGGCTTCAGTCCGAACATCAATGCGCGCCGCCTTTCGTCGAAACTCAGCGGTGTCATCGGCCTGTACTACACGTTCGGCGACGAGATCATCTTCGACTACTACAATATGGAACTGGCGCAGGAAATCGCCAAGACCTGCGCCGAGCACAGTGTATCCCTGCACCTGGTTCTGCGCAGTCAGTCGCGCAAGGACTTGCAACTGAATCATCTGGTGGCGGGAAAGGGGCTGGACGGCGTCATCATCGTGACTGACAGCCTGCGTAGTCTGGAAGGGCTGGAGGATGTCATTCGCAAGTGCGCCACGGTGGTGATTTCCAACCAGATCTGGCCCGACAACCCGTCTCGCGGTTTTATTCATCTGGACTTTGAAAGCGGCATCAATCAGGCGGTTTCTCACCTCGTCCGTCTTGGGCACCGGCGGATCGGGTTCATTCGCGGACAGACCGATGAGAGCAAATTTGACGCCTACCGTCGCGCCCTTAAGCAAAACGGGATTCGCTTTGACAAGTCACTCGTCACTAAACCATCCAAGACGATACTGGATGGGCAGCAGGCTATTTCCGGGCTTTTAAAGGAAGGAATCACAGCGGTTATGTGCTGCACGGACTTGCTCGCTTTTGGGGCCTTGCAGGGGGCGCTCGGCCAGTCGGTGTCCGTGCCCGGCGATCTGTCCATTGTCGGGATGGATGACCTGGCGCTGAGCTCGCAGACGGTGCCTTCGCTTTCGAGTATCGGTGTCCCCAGGGCGCGTATTGCCGAGGGGGCGGTGAAGATGCTGGATCAATTGATTGATTCCTCAAACGGCGACAGACAGGACAGCGCTCAGTTTATGCATACCGTGAGCACTTTCCTGATCGAACGCGCTTCAATTGGGCCTGTCAAGATGGGCCGGGACTGA
- a CDS encoding endo alpha-1,4 polygalactosaminidase: MILLSRYFAGAVLAATISHACGADVSGARDAFRKIDSYACYYGEGKLDELRTRDAVVIETRNQSLENIHRLQEGGTLVIGYISIGEDDDLRVGDGKGPGGKDSSYFDRDGDGQPDRNGIWDSYYADSRQPAWREHFMKNIARMKAVHHVDGFFLDTVDTSELYPESEEAMVSLIRELRSAYPDSLIVLNRGFHTVEALAPVIDGVMFESFTASYDWPSSSYLLLTPSSWDYGLEVWQEALKPAMDNYGVVVLALDYAPSADSELVKTAMDRAATFGFIPEVSTIYLDDIYEIDYQPQKNPDYLTVQCTPERLAYELTEAANGFPAGTRVMPSSSYPDYEVKAVVDGVADKDTLGWRHRAWASQETDEDHWLEFILPQPIRADGLAIDWAWDNGTAYAARNFRIEVKPQESEDWVLVSEYSENEQARNAVRFAPVKVAAVRVVQEEGGGSTGRPDLMWVEKVALSAVN; this comes from the coding sequence ATGATTCTACTTTCTCGCTATTTCGCCGGCGCGGTGCTGGCGGCCACGATTTCCCATGCCTGCGGGGCGGATGTCTCCGGCGCACGGGACGCTTTCAGGAAAATCGATTCCTACGCCTGCTACTACGGCGAGGGCAAGCTGGACGAACTGCGCACCCGCGACGCGGTCGTCATCGAAACCAGGAACCAGAGCCTGGAAAACATCCATCGCCTGCAGGAGGGCGGCACGCTCGTCATCGGCTACATCAGCATCGGCGAGGACGACGACCTGCGCGTGGGCGACGGCAAGGGGCCGGGGGGCAAGGACTCCTCGTACTTCGACCGCGACGGTGACGGCCAGCCGGACCGCAACGGCATCTGGGACTCGTACTACGCGGACTCGCGGCAGCCTGCCTGGCGCGAGCATTTTATGAAAAACATCGCCCGGATGAAGGCCGTGCACCACGTGGACGGCTTCTTTCTGGACACGGTCGATACGAGCGAGCTGTACCCCGAGTCCGAGGAGGCGATGGTCTCGCTCATCCGCGAACTGCGTAGCGCCTACCCGGACAGCCTGATCGTGCTCAACCGCGGCTTCCACACGGTCGAGGCGCTGGCCCCGGTCATTGACGGGGTGATGTTCGAGAGTTTTACCGCCAGCTACGACTGGCCCAGCAGCAGCTACCTTTTACTGACGCCGTCGTCGTGGGACTACGGGCTGGAGGTTTGGCAGGAGGCGCTGAAACCGGCGATGGACAACTACGGCGTGGTTGTGCTCGCGCTGGACTATGCCCCGTCCGCCGACTCCGAACTGGTGAAAACGGCGATGGACCGTGCCGCGACATTCGGCTTTATCCCGGAGGTTTCGACCATCTACCTGGACGATATTTACGAGATCGACTACCAGCCGCAGAAAAACCCGGATTACCTGACTGTACAGTGTACGCCCGAGCGTTTGGCCTACGAGCTGACCGAGGCGGCCAACGGCTTTCCGGCGGGCACGCGCGTTATGCCCAGTTCGTCCTATCCCGACTACGAGGTCAAGGCCGTGGTCGATGGTGTCGCCGACAAGGACACGCTCGGCTGGCGTCACCGTGCGTGGGCTTCTCAGGAGACGGACGAGGACCACTGGCTGGAGTTTATCCTGCCGCAGCCGATACGGGCGGACGGGCTCGCCATCGACTGGGCCTGGGACAACGGAACGGCGTACGCGGCGCGGAATTTCCGGATCGAGGTCAAGCCACAGGAGAGCGAGGATTGGGTTCTGGTGAGCGAGTACTCCGAGAATGAACAGGCGCGCAACGCAGTCCGCTTCGCCCCGGTGAAGGTGGCCGCCGTGCGTGTGGTGCAGGAGGAGGGTGGCGGCTCGACCGGACGCCCCGACCTGATGTGGGTGGAGAAGGTCGCCCTCTCGGCCGTCAATTAA
- a CDS encoding Gfo/Idh/MocA family protein has protein sequence MKIGVIGMGKRLSHMVNNCMREADPELKVVAAIDPDEEAVKKALPEEEAAAVKFVENCEGLIAAGVDAIAIGTRCNLHAQYAVEASRTGLPLFLEKPVATTMEDALMLEKAFQDSRSEVVVSFPLRTSPLCVRVKELLEEGVIGIPQHVLAVNYVPYGDVYFNSWYRDYGVTGGLFLQKATHDFDYLAYCLRSPIVRVAAMKSCGRVYRDSSLADGEPDPDCYYYDQVGTEKTGMNEDSSSALIEFANGTQALYTQVFYSRRGAAARGATFSGHRGTLRFDWYENMAKIVHHQRPFEDTIKVDCELNHHGGDGVLAENFVKVVRGEASSISSIWAGLQSVYACLAAKQSAETRTFCEVRNIDQFKPAEAGMA, from the coding sequence ATGAAAATCGGAGTGATTGGTATGGGCAAACGCCTGAGTCACATGGTCAATAACTGCATGCGCGAAGCGGATCCCGAGTTGAAGGTTGTCGCCGCGATTGATCCCGACGAGGAGGCAGTAAAAAAGGCACTGCCCGAAGAAGAGGCTGCTGCGGTCAAGTTCGTGGAGAACTGCGAAGGACTGATCGCCGCCGGTGTCGATGCGATTGCGATCGGGACACGCTGCAACCTGCACGCGCAGTACGCGGTCGAAGCGTCCAGGACAGGTTTGCCCCTGTTTCTGGAAAAACCGGTCGCGACGACGATGGAGGATGCGCTTATGCTGGAAAAGGCGTTCCAGGACTCCCGCTCCGAGGTCGTGGTGAGCTTCCCGCTGCGGACATCGCCTCTTTGCGTGCGGGTCAAGGAGCTGCTGGAGGAGGGCGTGATCGGGATTCCGCAGCATGTATTGGCTGTCAACTACGTTCCCTATGGCGACGTTTATTTCAACTCCTGGTATCGAGACTACGGCGTGACGGGTGGGCTCTTTTTGCAAAAGGCCACTCACGATTTCGACTACCTGGCGTACTGTCTGCGCAGCCCGATCGTGCGGGTCGCTGCCATGAAGTCGTGCGGCCGGGTCTATCGCGACTCCAGCCTGGCCGACGGTGAGCCGGACCCGGACTGCTATTACTATGACCAGGTTGGCACGGAAAAAACGGGCATGAACGAGGATTCCTCCAGTGCGCTGATCGAGTTCGCGAACGGCACCCAGGCGCTTTACACGCAGGTGTTTTATTCCCGGCGCGGGGCAGCCGCCCGCGGGGCCACTTTCTCCGGACATCGGGGTACGCTGCGCTTCGACTGGTATGAGAACATGGCGAAGATCGTGCACCATCAGCGCCCGTTCGAGGACACGATCAAAGTGGACTGTGAGCTGAACCACCACGGTGGCGACGGCGTACTGGCTGAGAACTTTGTCAAGGTCGTGCGCGGTGAAGCCAGCTCGATCTCCAGTATCTGGGCCGGATTACAGAGCGTTTACGCCTGCCTCGCCGCCAAGCAGAGCGCCGAGACCCGGACGTTCTGCGAAGTGCGAAATATTGATCAATTTAAACCAGCCGAGGCTGGTATGGCATGA